One genomic region from Bradyrhizobium icense encodes:
- a CDS encoding glycosyltransferase, translated as MSMLTSAVQRSTLGLHTLEQYEPLIGAAAVERIAAKADRVRTMRIAHISSTFYGGGVTELLTPLTLMMNATGIETDWHLIQGTPGFFGCTKKLHNTLQGTSLEFSDAEKTIYEQVVFENATRLHLDDCDAVIVHDPQPLPLITHFSDREMPWLWQCHVDLSSPHAPVWSYLRKFIEQYSAAIFSLQEYGQDLQVGQHFVTPAIDPFSAKNREMSDRERQEFLGNYKIPTDRPLVTQISRFDRWKDPMGVIEAFRKAREQVDCTLVLIGNNASDDPEGGKILETIESAADEDIIVLSVDDPTLVNALQRSAAVVLQKSTREGFGLTVTEAMWKGAAVIGGDVGGIRHQIKDGWNGFLVSTPDQAAARMVRLLKNPKLREELGARAKESVRQNFLMSRLLEDWLDLLSKHERPVV; from the coding sequence ATGTCCATGCTCACTTCTGCCGTTCAACGGTCCACCCTCGGGCTGCATACGCTCGAACAGTACGAGCCGCTCATCGGCGCTGCGGCGGTCGAGCGCATCGCGGCCAAGGCTGATCGGGTGCGCACGATGCGCATCGCCCATATCAGTTCGACGTTCTACGGCGGAGGCGTCACCGAACTGCTCACGCCGCTCACGCTGATGATGAACGCGACCGGCATCGAAACCGACTGGCACTTGATTCAGGGAACGCCGGGCTTCTTTGGCTGCACGAAGAAGCTGCACAATACGCTGCAGGGCACCAGCCTGGAGTTTTCCGACGCTGAAAAGACGATCTACGAACAGGTCGTCTTCGAAAATGCCACGCGGCTTCATCTCGACGATTGCGACGCCGTCATCGTGCATGATCCCCAGCCTCTACCGCTGATCACGCATTTTTCCGATCGGGAAATGCCGTGGCTCTGGCAATGTCACGTCGATCTGTCGTCGCCGCACGCTCCGGTATGGAGTTATCTGCGCAAGTTCATCGAGCAATATAGCGCGGCGATCTTCTCGCTACAGGAATACGGCCAGGATCTTCAGGTCGGCCAGCATTTCGTCACCCCGGCGATTGATCCGTTCTCGGCGAAGAACCGGGAAATGTCCGACCGCGAGAGACAGGAATTCCTGGGCAACTACAAAATTCCGACAGACCGTCCCCTGGTGACGCAGATTTCCAGGTTCGACCGATGGAAAGACCCTATGGGCGTGATTGAGGCGTTCCGCAAGGCGAGAGAGCAGGTCGACTGCACGCTCGTGCTCATCGGCAACAATGCCTCCGACGATCCCGAGGGCGGGAAGATCCTCGAAACAATCGAGAGCGCAGCCGATGAAGATATCATTGTTCTCAGCGTCGACGATCCAACCCTGGTGAACGCGCTGCAGCGCTCTGCCGCGGTCGTTCTGCAGAAGTCGACCCGCGAAGGCTTCGGTCTCACGGTCACTGAGGCAATGTGGAAGGGCGCCGCCGTCATCGGCGGCGACGTGGGAGGCATCCGGCACCAGATCAAGGACGGATGGAACGGATTTCTGGTGAGCACGCCCGATCAGGCGGCCGCAAGAATGGTCCGGCTCTTGAAGAATCCGAAGCTGCGGGAGGAGCTCGGTGCGCGTGCGAAAGAAAGCGTGCGGCAGAACTTTCTGATGAGCCGACTATTAGAGGATTGGCTCGACCTGCTATCCAAACACGAACGGCCGGTAGTCTAA
- a CDS encoding glycosyltransferase family 4 protein → MRIAQMAPLAESVPPKLYGGTERVVAWLIDELVSLGHEVTLFASGDSVVSARLHAVWPRALRLGRPRTDPMVAQAALLEAVARNATEFDVIHAHIDWLHLPLLSRLGVPFLTTCHGRMDLPGFADVVRHFPDAPFVSISDNQRTPLHEANWIGTIYHGLPADLFRPSFEAGSYLAFLGRLTAEKGPEAAIRIARAAKMPLRIAAKVPRGDRSYFKEQLEPQIDGEQVQLTGEVNDDAKRQFLAGAAALLFPIDWPEPFGLVMIEAMACGTPVIAFKSGSVPEVIDNGITGFVVADEAEAVEAIGRLSELDRSQVRRHFEKRFTARRMAQEYLRHYTALASNRANEAIPA, encoded by the coding sequence ATGCGGATTGCCCAAATGGCGCCTCTGGCCGAAAGCGTTCCGCCCAAGCTTTACGGCGGCACGGAGCGCGTGGTGGCGTGGCTGATCGATGAGTTGGTGAGCCTGGGGCATGAGGTGACGCTGTTTGCCAGCGGGGACTCGGTTGTGTCAGCCCGGCTTCATGCCGTTTGGCCTCGGGCTCTTCGCCTCGGCCGGCCGCGGACCGACCCGATGGTTGCCCAGGCGGCGTTATTGGAAGCCGTCGCCCGCAACGCGACCGAGTTCGATGTCATTCACGCGCATATCGATTGGCTGCACCTGCCGCTTCTGAGCCGGCTTGGCGTCCCGTTTCTGACCACCTGCCATGGGCGGATGGACTTGCCCGGCTTTGCGGACGTGGTCCGTCACTTTCCCGACGCGCCGTTCGTTTCGATATCGGATAATCAGCGCACTCCCTTGCATGAGGCTAACTGGATCGGCACCATCTATCATGGCCTGCCGGCCGACCTGTTTCGGCCTTCGTTCGAGGCCGGCTCTTACCTTGCCTTCCTGGGCCGGCTGACGGCGGAGAAAGGACCGGAAGCCGCCATCCGGATCGCGCGCGCCGCCAAGATGCCGCTTCGTATCGCCGCGAAGGTGCCACGCGGAGATAGAAGTTACTTCAAGGAACAACTCGAGCCGCAGATCGATGGCGAGCAGGTCCAGCTCACCGGTGAGGTCAATGATGATGCCAAGCGGCAGTTTCTGGCGGGCGCTGCGGCGCTATTGTTTCCGATCGATTGGCCAGAACCCTTCGGGCTTGTCATGATCGAGGCGATGGCGTGCGGCACGCCCGTCATCGCGTTCAAATCAGGCTCGGTGCCCGAGGTCATCGACAACGGCATTACCGGCTTTGTCGTAGCGGATGAAGCAGAAGCGGTCGAAGCGATCGGAAGACTTTCCGAACTCGATCGAAGCCAGGTGCGCAGGCATTTCGAAAAGAGGTTTACGGCAAGGCGGATGGCGCAAGAATATCTTCGTCATTACACTGCACTGGCTAGCAACCGCGCCAATGAAGCCATCCCCGCATGA
- a CDS encoding DUF5413 family protein: MKRYLIFGAVGPFVGGFLMLFATTMASGYWIDTNWPEIRKFLGAFVKTLQYSYLFGIVPALMIGAIDDILCHVKRISPAVRLLIVAAIGFTASELIYGSRGPDTGVLQFLLYGIVGMVPAALSSWLAHRYADERQPVHST, translated from the coding sequence ATGAAACGCTATCTGATCTTCGGGGCCGTCGGCCCGTTCGTCGGCGGGTTTCTGATGCTGTTCGCAACCACGATGGCCTCGGGCTACTGGATCGACACCAACTGGCCGGAGATCCGAAAATTTCTCGGCGCATTCGTCAAGACGCTGCAATACAGCTATTTGTTCGGCATCGTGCCGGCGTTGATGATCGGCGCCATCGACGACATTCTCTGTCACGTCAAGCGCATCTCTCCGGCGGTGCGGCTGTTGATCGTGGCTGCGATCGGCTTCACTGCATCCGAGTTGATCTATGGCTCGCGCGGGCCGGATACCGGCGTGCTGCAGTTTTTGCTCTACGGCATCGTCGGCATGGTGCCTGCGGCCCTGTCGTCGTGGCTTGCGCATCGATACGCGGACGAGCGTCAGCCAGTGCATTCGACGTAA
- a CDS encoding alpha,alpha-trehalose-phosphate synthase (UDP-forming), giving the protein MVRLRVHKQIVRPVKYVGLWLILIFALALAISPLSKRLIEQWSRSDVESRSRLVYNAIQNALVRAMSDVEALRISSIFENVAADERILAVGLCDRDSRLLNPTKLMPATFSCGKVARSDGESFSTIVDDGRRVLVGAFPIGDKAQRAHLIILHDLSFVDARSGQAQAFLIATLGAAGTAIAGAAAIFVIVVLRDWMRSLRRAIDEMRSGSIPTGSPSGWYAIHPEIKKLIGELEGGRDAISPQVDWSPTTLQKLLHEILPGAEVLIVSNREPYIHNKEGGQIAIQTPASGLVSALEPVIRACGGTWIAHGSGTADRETANREDKIDVPPGAPSYALRRIWISDEEQDGYYYGLANEGLWPLCHIAFVRPQFRQSDWEQYRKINRRFADAVIHEAKTEDPVVLVQDYHFALVPRMIRQSLPRATIITFWHIPWPNAETFSICPWKEEIIDGLLGSTILGLHTQFHCNNFFETVDRFVESRIDREHATVTSKGHETMVRAYPISIEWPPAALAGQPPVERCRTEVRQAIGIAPTAKLAVGIERLDYTKGILDRIKAVDDLLTRDPSWKGRFTFLQVAAPSRGKLASYSSLREEALALARDINSRHGDAAYQPVRLVIQHHESAEVFKLFRAADVCIVSSLHDGMNLVAKEFVASRDDERGVLVLSSFTGAARELAEALIVNPYNTQEMSSALAAALRMPPNEQQERMRLMRQQVREWNVYRWAGRMLIDAAASRQRQRILAIASAAG; this is encoded by the coding sequence ATGGTGAGGTTGCGCGTGCACAAGCAGATAGTTCGACCGGTGAAATATGTCGGCCTCTGGCTTATCTTGATCTTCGCACTCGCACTGGCAATTTCGCCTCTCTCCAAGCGGCTGATAGAACAATGGTCTCGAAGCGACGTCGAGAGCCGGTCCCGACTGGTTTACAACGCAATCCAGAATGCATTGGTTCGCGCGATGTCCGACGTCGAAGCGTTGCGCATCTCGTCGATCTTCGAGAATGTCGCCGCCGACGAACGAATTCTTGCGGTCGGCCTCTGCGACCGTGACAGCCGGTTGCTCAATCCGACCAAACTGATGCCGGCGACTTTCTCGTGCGGGAAGGTTGCCCGTTCCGACGGCGAAAGCTTCTCCACCATTGTGGACGACGGCCGCCGTGTGCTGGTTGGGGCGTTCCCTATCGGCGACAAGGCTCAAAGAGCCCACCTGATAATCCTCCACGATTTGAGTTTTGTGGACGCGCGTTCCGGACAGGCACAGGCCTTCCTGATCGCCACCCTTGGCGCTGCAGGAACCGCGATCGCCGGAGCGGCGGCGATATTCGTCATCGTGGTGCTGCGTGACTGGATGCGTTCCCTGCGGCGGGCAATCGACGAAATGAGGTCCGGATCAATCCCGACGGGGTCCCCATCCGGCTGGTATGCGATCCATCCGGAAATCAAGAAGCTGATTGGAGAACTCGAGGGCGGCCGGGACGCGATCTCGCCGCAGGTCGACTGGTCGCCGACCACTCTGCAGAAGCTGCTTCATGAAATATTGCCGGGTGCCGAGGTTCTGATCGTCTCGAATCGAGAGCCCTACATTCACAACAAGGAAGGCGGGCAGATCGCCATACAGACGCCGGCAAGCGGCCTCGTATCGGCGCTCGAGCCGGTCATCCGCGCCTGTGGTGGAACGTGGATAGCACATGGCAGCGGGACTGCGGATCGCGAGACCGCAAACCGCGAGGACAAGATCGACGTGCCGCCGGGGGCCCCCTCCTACGCGCTCCGGCGCATCTGGATATCGGACGAAGAGCAGGATGGTTACTACTATGGCCTGGCCAACGAAGGCTTGTGGCCATTGTGTCACATCGCTTTTGTGCGGCCACAGTTCCGGCAATCCGACTGGGAGCAGTATCGCAAGATCAACCGGCGTTTCGCCGACGCTGTGATTCATGAAGCCAAGACCGAAGATCCTGTCGTGCTCGTACAGGATTATCATTTTGCCCTGGTTCCGCGCATGATTCGCCAAAGCCTGCCAAGGGCCACGATCATCACCTTCTGGCACATTCCATGGCCGAATGCGGAAACCTTCAGCATCTGTCCGTGGAAGGAGGAAATCATAGACGGCCTGCTCGGCAGCACGATCCTCGGGCTCCATACCCAGTTCCACTGCAACAATTTCTTCGAAACCGTCGACCGCTTCGTCGAGAGCCGCATCGACCGGGAGCACGCCACGGTCACGTCGAAGGGACACGAAACAATGGTGCGCGCATATCCGATTTCGATCGAGTGGCCGCCGGCGGCGCTCGCCGGACAGCCCCCGGTCGAGCGTTGCCGAACCGAAGTGCGCCAGGCGATCGGGATCGCGCCCACGGCCAAGCTTGCGGTTGGCATCGAGCGGCTGGATTACACCAAGGGCATTCTCGACCGGATCAAGGCGGTCGACGACCTGCTGACCCGCGATCCCTCGTGGAAGGGCCGCTTCACGTTCCTGCAGGTGGCAGCTCCGTCGCGCGGCAAGCTGGCAAGTTACAGTTCGTTGAGGGAAGAGGCGCTGGCCCTGGCCCGGGACATCAATTCACGCCACGGCGACGCCGCATATCAGCCGGTTCGGCTGGTGATCCAACACCACGAGTCGGCCGAGGTCTTCAAGCTGTTCAGAGCCGCAGACGTTTGCATCGTAAGCAGCCTTCACGACGGGATGAACCTGGTTGCCAAGGAGTTCGTCGCTTCGCGCGACGATGAGCGAGGCGTACTGGTGCTGTCCAGTTTCACGGGGGCAGCCCGAGAACTCGCGGAAGCCCTCATCGTCAATCCCTACAATACGCAGGAAATGTCGTCGGCCCTGGCAGCGGCCCTTCGGATGCCGCCGAACGAACAGCAGGAGCGAATGCGGCTGATGCGGCAGCAGGTCCGGGAATGGAATGTCTATCGTTGGGCCGGACGAATGCTGATCGACGCCGCGGCGAGCCGGCAGCGGCAGCGAATACTGGCCATCGCCAGCGCGGCCGGATAG